The Candidatus Binataceae bacterium genome has a window encoding:
- a CDS encoding glucose 1-dehydrogenase has product MDRLKGKIALISGGARGQGAAEARIFVREGAKVVVGDVLDRESAALAGEINQKAGSKAAVAIHLDVTRAADWRSAIETAEREFGGLDILVNNAGILNFNRIEETSEEEWDSVVAVNQKGVWLGMKTAVPAIRKRGGGAIVNISSIYGLIGSGGAAAYHGTKGAVRILSKVGAVHYADDNIRVNSVHPGVIKTPMTEVLDKDLLNSIAAMAPMKRAGTPEEVANVVLFLASDEASFVTGAEFVVDGGYTAV; this is encoded by the coding sequence ATGGATCGACTCAAAGGAAAGATCGCGCTCATTTCCGGCGGCGCTCGCGGGCAAGGCGCGGCGGAAGCCCGGATTTTCGTCAGAGAGGGCGCAAAGGTTGTCGTCGGCGATGTACTCGATCGCGAGTCCGCCGCGCTCGCCGGGGAGATCAACCAGAAGGCCGGTTCCAAAGCGGCCGTCGCGATTCATCTCGATGTGACCCGCGCAGCCGACTGGCGCTCCGCCATCGAGACTGCGGAGCGCGAATTCGGCGGACTCGACATCCTCGTCAACAACGCCGGCATCCTGAACTTCAATCGCATCGAGGAGACCAGCGAAGAGGAATGGGACAGCGTCGTCGCCGTGAATCAGAAAGGCGTATGGCTCGGGATGAAGACCGCGGTGCCCGCGATCCGCAAGCGCGGCGGCGGCGCGATCGTCAACATTTCTTCCATCTATGGCCTGATCGGCTCCGGCGGCGCAGCCGCCTATCACGGCACCAAGGGCGCCGTCCGGATCCTGAGCAAGGTCGGCGCGGTCCACTACGCCGATGACAACATCCGGGTGAATTCGGTGCATCCCGGCGTGATCAAAACTCCGATGACGGAGGTTCTCGACAAGGACCTGCTGAATTCCATCGCCGCGATGGCCCCGATGAAGCGCGCCGGCACCCCCGAGGAAGTAGCCAACGTTGTCCTGTTCCTCGCCTCCGACGAAGCCTCCTTCGTAACCGGCGCAGAATTCGTAGTAGACGGCGGCTACACCGCCGTCTGA